Proteins from one Acropora muricata isolate sample 2 chromosome 9, ASM3666990v1, whole genome shotgun sequence genomic window:
- the LOC136927470 gene encoding uncharacterized protein, with protein sequence MPVENSHSINNDQWYKEGKKFGYIVNGAKSWLIVKNSELAESAKKVFDDEVNITLEGRRHLGAVIGSKEFKNQYCQEKVDKWLREMESLTEISKSQPHAAYVAFTKGFKSKFTYDLRTIESFEEYVDPIEEMMHTSFLPSLLGRAEPLPKELKELVNLSPLQGGIGIPDLKRESSEQFNASLAIGIN encoded by the exons ATGCCGGTCGAAAAT AGTCACTCTATCAACAATGATCAATGGTACAAGGAAGGGAAAAAATTCGGTTATATTGTTAATGGTGCTAAAAGCTGGTTAATCGTCAAGAACAGTGAACTGGCAGAGAGTGCAAAGAAGGTGTTCGACGATGAAGTGAACATAACGCTCGAGGGAAGACGTCATCTCGGTGCGGTCATCGGATCAAAAGAGTTTAAGAATCAGTATTGTCAAGAGAAAGTTGATAAGTGGCTCAGAGAAATGGAGTCCCTCACAGAGATCAGCAAGAGTCAGCCACATGCTGCCTATGTCGCTTTTACTAAAGGATTTAAATCCAAATTCACTTATGACTTGCGCACCATCGAATCGTTTGAAGAGTATGTGGACCCCATCGAAGAAATGATGCACACTTCCTTTCTTCCTTCATTACTCGGACGAGCGGAGCCTCTCCCTAAAGAACTTAAGGAACTTGTCAATTTATCACCTCTGCAGGGCGGGATTGGGATTCCCGATCTTAAGCGCGAAAGTTCGGAGCAGTTTAATGCCTCGCTTGCAATTGGTATAAATTGA